A genomic window from Anopheles ziemanni chromosome X, idAnoZiCoDA_A2_x.2, whole genome shotgun sequence includes:
- the LOC131290389 gene encoding ubiquitin carboxyl-terminal hydrolase 30 homolog gives MESEKLLMAAGVTAAVVVGAFVFWGPSGSSKLRQRRGQIAGLHNFGKTCFLNTLLQALAACPQFIAWLQLHNTKDKKSLVSSLQNVLEVVNGTHPTLRGDPYAPGAVIRALHALGWVISPEEHDAHELLLVMLSSLEEEVSKPRKIGCLSDALDDIGGAVRGPAGDGIGGGDISSGFHPIPARPSSAMLSDFCNAEYDESTILTRYTRSEAHTPDSPHSVCTENEEQSQDGSLLEFGASPAHTISAAFSGGVSRRFIDGSRVAMPPPLRQADAEARAEPGGFAGKRHSASYRSLERLNRGPGRVSVWGDKQHQQIPHPFRGGMGSQLQCGGCGYKSTVRYDKFDSITLPLPETAAPGLGIGNLLSDFIQPEMLDAVQCESCHETTTHTKTITFSKLPACLCIHIARTTWLASGRAHKRLDSIHFPETLSMAPYSFVQPGLNSNISTPWGSTTSLYTAGLVNLGQTEGGDCASNEGASGSSMTFGSYTFGAMFPRNLYRLLAVIVHSGEANAGHFVTYRRGALRNSYKWYYTSDTVVREVPIEEVLNSSAYMLFYDRGSSSKYP, from the exons atggaaagtgaaaagttaCTGATGGCCGCCGGTGTTACCGCGGCCGTTGTTGTGGGAGCATTTGTGTTCTGGGGACCCTCAG GCTCGTCGAAGCTACGGCAGCGTCGCGGCCAGATAGCGGGGTTGCATAATTTCGGAAAAACCTGCTTCTTGAACACGCTGCTGCAGGCGCTCGCCGCCTGCCCCCAGTTCATCGCCTGGCTGCAGCTGCACAACACCAAAGATAAGAAAAGTCTCGTCTCGTCGTTGCAGAACGTGCTGGAGGTGGTCAATGGCACGCATCCGACACTGCGCGGCGACCCGTACGCTCCGGGTGCCGTCATACGCGCCCTGCACGCCTTGGGCTGGGTGATTTCACCCGAGGAGCACGATGCCCacgagctgctgctggtgatgctcAGCTCGCTCGAGGAGGAGGTCTCGAAGCCGCGCAAAATTGGCTGCCTCTCGGATGCGCTCGATGATATAGGCGGTGCAGTACGGGGTCCTGCGGGTGATGGTATTGGCGGGGGCGATATTTCTAGTGGTTTCCACCCGATCCCGGCCCGACCTTCCAGCGCGATGCTGTCCGACTTTTGCAACGCCGAGTACGACGAGTCGACGATCCTGACGCGGTACACCCGCTCCGAAGCTCACACGCCCGACTCGCCGCACTCGGTGTGCACGGAAAACGAGGAGCAGTCCCAGGATGGGTCGCTGCTCGAGTTCGGTGCGTCGCCGGCGCACACCATCAGTGCGGCGTTCTCCGGCGGGGTCAGTCGGCGGTTCATCGACGGCAGTCGGGTGGCCATGCCGCCACCGCTGCGGCAGGCGGACGCCGAGGCGAGGGCTGAGCCCGGCGGTTTTGCCGGCAAGCGGCATTCCGCCTCGTACCGCTCGCTTGAGCGCCTGAATCGGGGGCCCGGTCGGGTGTCGGTGTGGGGTGAcaagcagcaccagcagatACCGCATCCGTTCCGCGGCGGCATGGGCAGCCAGCTGCAGTGCGGCGGCTGCGGCTACAAATCCACCGTGCGGTACGACAAGTTCGACAGCATCACGCTCCCGCTGCCCGAAACGGCCGCCCCCGGGCTCGGCATCGGCAACCTGCTGTCCGATTTCATCCAGCCGGAAATGCTCGACGCGGTGCAGTGCGAATCGTGCCACGAGACGACGACGCACACGAAGACGATCACGTTCAGCAAGCTGCCCGCCTGTCTCTGCATTCACATCGCCCGCACGACCTGGCTGGCGAGTGGGCGAGCGCACAAGCGCCTCGACAGCATACACTTCCCGGAGACGCTCTCGATGGCGCCGTACAGCTTCGTCCAGCCGGGGCTgaacagcaacatcagcacGCCCTGGGGCTCGACTACCTCGCTCTACACGGCCGGCCTAGTTAACCTAGGGCAGACTGAGGGAGGCGACTGTGCAAGCAACGAGGGAGCGTCCGGCAGCTCCATGACCTTCGGTTCGTACACGTTCGGCGCAATGTTCCCGCGTAACCTGTACCGGCTGCTGGCAGTAATCGTACACTCCGGGGAGGCTAACGCAGGCCACTTCGTCACCTATCGCCGGGGTGCACTGCGGAATTCGTACAA ATGGTACTACACGTCGGACACCGTGGTAAGGGAGGTTCCCATCGAAGAGGTGCTGAACAGTTCCGCCTATATGCTTTTCTACGATCGTGGATCGTCGTCGAAGTACCCGTAA